In Candidatus Abyssobacteria bacterium SURF_5, the genomic stretch ATAAACGAAAAGACCGTTTCCTTCGCCTCCGAACGTTTTCTGGATTTCATCCGGTGGACCGAGCAGCAGACCGGCAGAAAGCTCGATATGGACCGCCTCAAGGAGGTCGTCCGCCTCTCCGATCGTGCCTGCGAGCTGTGGGATCAGATCATGGATTACCGCCGCTGCGTGCCCACTCCGTTCAGCGCCGCCGAGATCGGCGTGATGTTCGTCATGGTCGTTCTGCCCGGCACGCAGCAAGCGGTCGATTTCCTCGAAAAATTCAAGGAGGAGGTCGAGGAACGGATCCGCGCCGGCATCGGCTGTATTCCTCAGGAGCGATTCCGCCTGTTCTGGGACAATATCCCGCTGTGGTACAACATGGGAATCTTTAATTACTTCGAGAAATTCGGCGCCGTCGTTGTCGCCGAAACATATTCCGCCGCCTGGTCGATCCGGCTCGACCCCGAAAAACCGATCGAGAGCCTCGCCCTCAAAAGCATGCTCTCGTTCCCGCTCGTCTCGAACGTGTCGCTCAAGAAACGGATCGATATGGTGCTCGATTCCTGCCGAAAATACAGGATCGACGGCGCGATCCTGCACTCCAACAAAAGCTGCAAGCCGATCTCGCTCGGCCAGATGGACATCCGCAAGGCGCTCATGGACGAACTCGAGATCCCCTGCGTCATGTTCGAGGCCGACCACATGGACGTGCGCAACTGGAGCGACGCGCAGGTGAAAAACCGCCTCGACGCCTTCATGGACATGCTCGAACAGCGCAAATTCGGAAGATAAATGCAGAACCTCCTGCCGTTTCCCATCATCGACTTTCATGTGCATCTTTTTCCCGACCGGCTGTTCGATGCCATCTGGCGCACATTCCGGGAAGACTACAACTGGCAGGTACGCTACCCGCTTTACACGCCGCAGATCATTGATTTTCTCAAAAACCGCGGCGTCGAGAAAATCGTGTACAGCAATTACGCGCATAGGACCGGCATCGCGGAAGGCCTCAATCGCTGGAACATCGAACTGCTCGAGCGGGAGCCGAATCTCTTCTGCTTCGCGGCCGCACACCCGGACGATCCGGCAGGCGAAACCCTTCAAGTCCTGGAGCATCCGCGCGTCATCGGCTTCAAGCTGCAGCTTCTTGTCCAGCGTTTTTATCCGGACGACGAGCGCCTGTTTCCGCTTTACGAAAGGGTCATCGAGACGGGCAAGCGCATCCTCATGCATGTCGGCACCGGCCCGGTCGGTAACGAGTTCGTCGGCATCAAGCATTTCCGCCGCCTCATGAGGCGGTATCCGCAGCTCAAGGTGAACGTCCCCCATATGGGCGAGTTCGAGGTGGATGCTTTTTTCGACATGCTCGACGAATATCCGGGCCTGTATCTCGATACCGCCTTCGCATTTTTCCCGAATGAACTGAATACCTACGTGTTCACCGCCGAAAAGCTGCTGCGCCATCAGGACCGCATCGTCTACGGCTCCGATTTCCCCAATCTCATTTTCGACTGGGAAACGGAGATTGAGATTCTAATGGGCCTCGGGCTTGGCGAGAACGCCTGCCGGAAAATCTTCCGGACTAATGCCCTCGATCTCCTCTCTCAGCACTGACAATCTTTATTTTACTCAGGACGCAATGACACTAAAGTCGCCGAGCGCCAAGACGTTTGACAGAATAAGGGAATTATCGGTATAATTCGTCGCATTCTCGAAACGCCGCAGTACGTGACCCGAAATTCCCGGAGGTATCGCATGAGCACCCAGCCGCAGCAAGCGCCCGCTTCCCCACCGGCCCCCTTCACCCTTGCGTGGTACGCGCAGGAAATGCCCAACAAGCAGGCGGTCAGCGATGGAGGGAGACATTATACCTTTCTCCAGTTCTACCTCTTCGTGAATCGGCTGGCGAACGTGCTCGGCTCCCTCGGCATCGGCCGCGGCGACCGTGTAGGCGTGTTGATGCATAACAGTATCGAGGCGATGGCGATGCCGTACGCGGTCGGAAAATTGAAGGCGAACGCAGTCCCCATCGGCTACCGGCTCAAGAGTAAGGAAGTCGAATACATCCTGAACAATTCTCAGGCCAAGGCGCTGCTGATGGGAAAAGAATTCGACGACGTGGTGCGGCCGATCCTGAACAACCTTGAAAACGTCACGCCTGAGCGAGTTCTCGTCAGCGGCGGGAATCTGCCCTGGTGCAAACGGCTGGAAGCCCTGACCGCCTCCGCGCCCGAAACCGATCTGGAGGCCGATCCGGAGGAATCAAGCTCATCCATCATCTACACATCCGGAACGACCGGCCTTCCGAAAGGCGCATTCCGCGAGAACCGCCCACGCGATCTGCAGCTCATTATGAGCATCATCTCGAATTTCCGCATCACGAGCGACGACCACCACGTCGTCACGTGCCCGCTTTACCACAGCGCGCCGCCCGTATTCGCCGGATTGCACGTGATTCTCGGCGGTTCTGTTCACATCATGCCGAAGTTCGACCCGGAACGGTTCCTCCAGGTGGTCGAGCGTGAGAAGATCACCAGCACCTTCATGGTGCCGACCATGCTGAACATGGTGGCTACGCTGCCGGCCGAGGTGAAGAAGAAGTACGACGTCAGCTCGATGCGCAACATCGTCGTCGGCGGCGCTCCGTTCCACATCAGCACGAAACGCGCCATCATCGAATATTTCGGCGAGGGCCGCCTGTTCGAGTTCTACGGCTCGACCGAGACCGGCATCAACACGATCCTCAGGCCGGAGGAACAGTTGAAGAAACCGGGCTCGTGCGGCGTCGCTTTTGACGGCAACGAAATTCTCCTGCTCGATGACGATCGCAAACAAGTCTCGCAGGGGGCGGTCGGCGAGATGTTCATGAAGAACAACATGCTGGTAGACGGCTATTTCCGAAACAAACGCGCGACCGAGGAGTCCTTCCATGACGGCTACCTCTCAGTCGGAGATATGGCTTACATGGACGAAGAAGGCTACTACTACATCGTCGACCGCAAGAAGGACATGGTCATCAGCGGCGGCGTGAACATCTATCCCGCTGAGATCGAGATAGCCCTGAACCATCACCCGAAAGTTTTCGACTGCGCGATCATCGGAGTTCCCGATGAGCAATGGGGTGAAAGCCTGAAGGCGTTCGTGGTGCTCAAGCCAGGCTGCACCGCAACGCCGGACGAAATGATTGAATTCTGCAGACAGAACCTCGCACCTTACAAGAAGCCGAAATGGGTCGAGTTCGTTCCCGACCTTCCTCGGAATCCAAGCGGCAAGGTCATGAAAAAATCCCTGCGAGAGCAGTATCGTACGCCCGCTCCGGACGGCCGGCCGTCTTGATGGCCGTACTCGATACCCTCTCTTTTCCATGCCGCACCGAATCAGTCTGAACAAGGACTATGGACGATTTTTTCTTCTTCAAAGGACTGCTCATAGGATTTTCGATTGCCGCACCCGTCGGCCCGATAGGAGTTATCTGTATTCAAAGGACCCTCGCCAACGGCCGCTGGTCCGGCCTGATCTCCGGGCTGGGGGCGGCAACAGCCGATGGTTGTTACGGTATAATTGCAGCATTCGGTCTGACCGCGATCTCAAACCTTCTTGTCGGCCAACAGCTATGGGTGCGTTTTGCGGGAGGGCTCTTCCTACTCTATTTGGGCTTGAGGACATTCCTGGCCAAACCGTCAGAGGCTGTCTCACGCGCGGATGAACGAGCCGGCTTGATAAATGATTATCTATCCACCTACCTTTTGACTATCACGAATCCGGTTACCATCCTCTCGTTTGCGGCGGTTTTTGCCGGCATGGGTCTGGGCACTGCAAACGAAAGTGCACTTTCCGGAATCATGCTGATTGCGGGCGTCTTTACCGGTTCGAGTTTGTGGTGGGTTATCTTGAGCAGCGGCGTCAATCGTCTGAAATCCAGGTTGAACGCTTTCCTCTTGAAGTCTGTAAATTGGATTTCAGGTCTGATTATTACCGGATTCGGAGTTTTTGCATTGGCAAGTATTTTTTAGCAGAACATCGGCCAGTGCTCCGATATGCTCGTACCTGGAGGCCGGACCGGCCCCTAGACATTCTTGAATACCACCCGTCCTCCCAACACGGTCATCAGCACCTGCGCGTCCGGAATCTGTTCGGGCGGAATCCGCGTGATGTCCCGATCGAGCACTACCAGGTCGGCATATTTTCCTTCTTCGAGTGTGCCGAGATGCGCCTCATCAAATGAGAAGTGTGCGGCCTCGGAAGTGTACAGGCTTATCGCGTCCTCGACCCCCAGCTTTTCTTCCGGACCGAAATCCGCGCCGGAGCCGGTCTTCCTGAGGATCGCGTCGCGAATCCCCACAAGCGGCAGAGCGGGCGCAACCGGACAATCGGACGCGCCGGCTACTCGGACACCGTTGTTTTTCAGCGACCGATACGGGTAGAGCCGGTGGCCGCGGTCGCGCCCAAAGGCTTCGAGGAAACCGTCCCCGAGGTACGAGAAGAACATCGGCTGGCTCGATACGTAAATGTTCATGTTGGCCGCGCGCTTGATCTGTTCATCGGTAATATTCCCGCAGTGCTCGATCCGGTGGCGCAGCGGGTTATCGCTCCTCTTGCCGAGCACGCGCTCATACGCATCGAGCAATGTACCGATTGCGGCATCGCCCTGCGCATGAACGGCTATCTGATAGCCGGCATTGTGAAAACGCTCAACCTTCTCAAACATGTCCTCGCGAGATGACAGGTAGATTCCGGTCTCCGAACCGCCCTCGTACGGCTGAGAGACAGCCGCCGTCCGGTTACTCATGCCACCGTCCATGAACATCTTGATCGGGCCAACCTTCACCATCGGCGTGCCGTACCCGAAAACAATGCCGGCATCGAGCAGCGCCGAAGCCATGAAATCGATGTTCATCGTGTAGATGCGCAGGTTCAGCCGGCCTCGACGCTCCATCTCCTGATACAGTTGCAGCGTTTGCGGCGTCACATAGGCCTCATGAAGAGAGGTAATTCCGGCGCGATTATAATGCTCAACCGCCGTCTCGATCATTTTCATGCGGCCCTCGAGCGGTCGCATGAGGAACTCCTGCATGAATAGTCCGTTCACCTGATTCATCAAGGCCGACTCCTCGAGGATGCCGTTCGGCTCGCCGGTCGAAGCGTCGCGCCGGAGCGCGCCGCCGGGCGGATCCGGCGTATCCTTCGAATAGCCGAATCGTTCGAGGGCAAGCGAGTTGCAGACGCCTGCATGGCCGGAAACCTGGATGAGCAGGATTGGATGCTCTGTGCTGACCGCATCGAGATCAACCCGGGTGAGCGGGCGGTTTTCCTTCAACTGATAATGGGCGTATCCCCATCCCTTCACCCAATCTCCCGCCGGTGTCTTACCGGCCTCGGCGCGGAGCCGATCGATGATATCGGCGATCTTTGTGATGCCGGACGCGGCCCGGCAATCGACCGAGCTGACCAGGTAGCCGTAAAAGGAAAGATGATTATGCGTGTCGATGAAGCCGGGGAGCAGCGTTTTGCCGGCAAGATCGATGACCCGAGTACTGCTTCCGCCGAGCGCAAGAACATCCTCATTCTGGCCCACTCGAAATATTCTGCCCCATTTGACGGCGAGCGCGGAGGCCATTTTTTCCTGCGGATCGAGTGTTAAGATATTGCCGTTCTTGAAAATCAGGTCCATCACGCCGCTCCTCTCCTAGTGTGCGCCAACATCCGAGCTAAGGCGGGGAAAATATCGAAAATGTACCCCATTAAAACATGTTTGGAAACATTTTTCAATGCATGTTAGAGTTGCGGCGGCGGATTCCATGCAGGTCTTGCATTTCTTTCTTTATGACGCGCCGTTGCCTGTTGCAAGCTCAAAAGGCCACGTCACCACGCCGCCGTCCATGAACTTTGTGTCCTTGAAGCCGGCTGCATCGAGTATCTTGCACGCTTCGTATCCGCGCAGGCTGATCTTGCAAAACGGGATGATTTCCTTTTCCTTCGGCAGTTCGCCCAGGCGTTCTTTCAGTTGGCCGAGCGGGATCAATTTCGCTCCCGGTATGCGCACTTCATCATATTCGTTCTGATTCCGCACGTCGAGGAAGACAAAATCCTCTCGCTGGTCGAGCTTTTTCTTCACGGCCAAGGGCGAGATGCCGCGAGCGTCGCCGGAGAGTTTGTTGCGCATCACATTGATGGCGGTGAGCGCGGGGCCGATCGGAGATGAATATGGTGGAGCATAACACAGGTCGAGATTCCCAAGCGATTGTGCGGTCGCACCGCCGCTGATGAGCGCTGCGAATACATCGATTCGTTTATCGACGTCTCCCATGCCGACCACCTGCGCGCCCAGTAATCGTCCCGTTGGCCGCTCGGCAACGAGTTTGATGGCGATCAGTTTCGCGGTCGGATAATAGTGGGCACGATCGGGACCGGGCGCTATAACCGTCTCGACGTCATATCCCATCGCCCGCGCCTCTCGCTCGATCAGGCCGGTTTTGCCGACGTTCAAGTCGAAAGTCTTGAAAACTAAAGTCCCAAGCACCCCCGGAAATTCATCGCGCCCGCCGGTGACGTTGATGCCGACGACGCGACCCTGCTTGTTTGCGGTCGAGCCAAGCGGCATAAAGACCGGCTTGCCGCTCACCAGGTTGATAACCTCAACGCAGTCGCCGGCGGCATAAATGTCGCGGTCGCTGGTCTCCATGTGTTTGTTCACAGTGATGGCGCCGGTCTTTCCGATTTCCAATCCGGCCGTTCGCGCCAGTTCGACATTGGGTTTCACTCCCATCCCAAGCACAACGAAATCGGCTTCGATAACACCTTTTTCCGTAACCACCTGCCTAACGTTTCCCGATGCGTCCCCCCGAAATTCCGTAATGCCCTCCGACGTCCTTACCTCGACTCCCTTGGAAAGGAGATGGCGCTTCACCATAATCGACATCTCGTAGTCCAGCGCAGTCATCACCTGTTCCATCTTCTCGATGAGGATTGTCTTAATGCCGCGATGCACGAGCGATTCGGCAGCCTCCAGACCGATAAAGCCTCCGCCAACGATCACAACTCTCCGGCCGGGAAGGATCAATCCTCGCAACGCCTCGGCGTCTTCAATGGTCTGCATCGTGTGGATATTTTTCACGTCCTTCCCCGGTATCGGCGGTACAAATGCGCGCGCTCCAATCGCGAGAAGCAGCTTGTCGTAATCCAGGCTCAGCTCGCGGCCGGTGTCCACCATCTTGCCGGTGACCTTCTTGTTTTTCCGGTCGATCCCGGTAATCTCGCAGCCGGTGATGATGTCCAGCTCCTTCATCTTCTTGAAGAACTGCGGCGTGCGGGGCACGCCGAGCAGATTCGAATACAATGATTCCTGTTTCGGAATGATTCCGCTCACGTAATAGGGCAATCCGCAGGCGGCATAAGAAATGAATTTCCCCTTATGGACAACGGTTATCTTCAGGTTTGGGTCGCGACGGCGCGCCTTTGAGGCGGCCTTCAGACCGGCGGCATTCGCGCCGATAACTACGAATTTTCTTGTTTCACCCATTCTCGTTCCTCCTCATGCTCTCTCATTTTAAATCTCGCCGTCTGCGTATGCATTCAAGCAGTCCAAGCGCAGACTCGTCGGCCACCCGGTAAAAAACCTGGTTTCCCTCGCGGCGCGCGCGCACGGCGCCATGGGCTCTCAAGATTCCAAGCTGATGGCTGATGAGCGCCTGTGTCTTTCCGGTCGCCTCGACAATTTTAGAAACGGGCTTCTCGCCGTCTTTCAGGAAATCGATGATCCGAAGCCTGACCGGGTGCGCAATAGCCCTCAGCGTGGGCGCGAATTGCTCAAGCAGCTCCATCTCGATCAGATCGTGTTTTACCCCGGTGTTCACGAAAGCAAATATATCACGATATTGCGATATTGTCAACTGAAAGCACATGGTTGGGTGGCCCGGCCTGTGCAACTTGTCCGACCCGTCCGACCTGTCTGACCTGTCCGCCCTCGCCCAACCCGCCCGATCCCCCTCTGTGACCTGTCGGACTCGTTCGACTTGTTCGACCAGACCCACTCTTCAATCACGTCCTCCTTGTCCGATCACTCCTTTCCGTCCACCCAGTCTGACCTGTCCGACTTGTCTGACCTGTCTGAACCGTCCTATCGCTCTTTTCCTTTCCGTCCACTCAGTCCACTGTGTCCACCTCGTCCACCCCGTCCGACTCCCCACCGAACTTGTCCCCAACACACTATCCGTAGTGGTTCTCTATCCTAAAAGTTGAAAAAAATCAAACTTATGGTATAATACCCAAAATCTCTTTTCCGCGTAGCAGACTGATCACGTGGGGCATGTACAGAAAAGATATCCATCCATATCTTCTTTGCCATATCGGCTGGCTCATGCTGTTCTCACTTATCCTGATCGCGCCGACGACACAGGTGTATGCGGCAGTTGAGACGTCTCTTGAGCCGGGGTTGACTGTATCGCTGGGAAATGATAATGAAATCGCAGTAAAAGCTTGTCCCACAGGAGATTACGATTTACAGGAATGGGTCGACAGGTTGCTTGCAAACCCCGAGACGTGCCAGAAGCTGATTAAGGGCGACTGCCTGCATGTACCCCTTGAGGATTTGACGCCCGAGTATCAGTTGGAAGCGGTCAAGGCTCTTTTTCCGAATGACAGCCATACCGAAGAGCATTGGATTCACAAGGTGACGTATGTCTCGACACGAGCGATCGGCGGCGAGACTCTATGGAGCATGAGCAAGTGGTTCACGGGAAACGCCCAGAACCACACCAAGATCAGCGCGTACAACAAAATGTCGCCCCGTAAAAAACTATACAAGAATTCGATCGTTAAAATCCCCGTCCATCTGCTGTCGCCCGCCTTCAGGGACATGATCACTTTTGAAATCGCGGCCAGGCGTACCGCCGAGGGGGGGGCGGCTAAGCTGAAGCAGTTGAATGGAGAGTTGGTTTTAAAGATGGATTCGCAGGGACCGTATGCTTCCTACCGGATGAAGAGGGGCGACACGATCTATTCGAAGGTTGTTATGCAGTTTACCGATCGTGTGACCGCTGAGGACGTGATGGAGGCGACGAAGCTCATCTGCGAGCGGAGCGGGATAAGAGATCCGCGCAGATTGAAAAAAGGCGACGAGATAAAGATTCCGCTCGACCTGCTCTCCGTGATGTACTTGCCGCCTGACGACCCCCGAAGGGTTGAATACGAGCGGCTCCAGAAAGAAGCCGACCGGTATTCAAATCCCATTCAGACGGAAGATCTGAAAGGCATAATCGTCATTCTTGATCCCGGCCACGGCGGCAACGATCCCGGCACGATAGGGCGAATCGGACATAATCGCGTATATGAAGACGAGATCGTGTACGACATCACGTGCCGGGTCAAGCACATCCTTGAGACGACGACTCTGGCAAAGGTGGAAATGACGCTTCAGGACAAGAGTGAGAATTATGGTTTCAAGGATGTCTCCTATTTTCAGAACGATCATGATGAATATGTTCTGACGAATCCTGTTTACCGCAATCATGATGCCAAGGTGTCCGCAAACCTGCGGTGGTACCTGGCGAATTCGATCTTTCGAAAAGTGACCAAGGCGGGAGCCGACCCTGATAAAGTCGTTTTTGTCAGTTTTCACGCCGATTCGTTGCATCCGGATGCCCGCGGAACGATGATCTATATCCCCAGCACTTACTTATGCAGCGGAAACGGCGGAAAGACCGGAATCGAGTATACCTCACGCGCAGAGGTGAGAGAGAGCCAGTACGTGCAGATATCGTACAAGAACAGGGTTAGATCGGAAGGCCTATCGGGAGACCTGGCAAAGCAGATCATCCGTTCTCTGCATGACGAGGGAATCGGCATCCATCCCGCGAAACCGATCCGCAATCAGGTAATCAAACGCAGGCACGCCTATGTTCCTGCCGTTATCAGGCACAACATCGTGCCGGTAAAGATTCTGGTGGAAGTCGTAAACTTGAATAACTCCGACGACTGCAAACTTGTGAACGATCCGAAATTCCGGGACAAGTTTGCGCACGCGTTCGTGCAGGCGCTGAAGCATTATTACGGCGATAAATAATCGCGGCGGGAGCTTATTCGGTGAGGCCGGGTTCCGTCTGCCGGAGCGTCTGAGCGACTGACGAAAGGATAGAAGTAATCGTTGCTTCGGCCGCCCGGGAGATGGCCTGAACGGTTGCCTGCGCGCCTTCGCCCTGCACCGGTTCTGTTTTCTCCAACGTGCCACTCCACCGTACGGCGCCACTCTGATCCAGCAACTCGACATCCGCGGCAACTTTTCCGAACTTGCCCTCCGCAGTCGTGGTCTCTTCAAAAGTCAGAATTTTTCCTCGGATCGAAAAATCGGCGTTATTGGAAATCGCCCCCAGTTTCACTCGCTCGAAAAGGCCTGAGCCCGCGGCGCGGCGATACAGCCGGTGAGCGAATAATCTGCCCGGCAGTTCCGCCCATCTTTCATTCGTGTAGAAACCGATTGTATTGTTTTCGCGCCAAACGATATTGCGTCGCAAAAGCGGAGAGTCGGCCTCAAAGCTCGCTACAGCAAGCGAAACAGGGAAAACAGGCTCGCCGGGTGGCGGAGCGGCAACGGGTAGCCCGAGCACATAGTAATTTGTAGGCGTCAACTGCGTCGCGCAGGCAAATAAGCAGAGCGCGAGCGCCATCGTAACAACGGCGTACCTGCGATGCATTGAATTATTCCCTCTCGATGACCTGTCGTTCGGGCGGCTCGGTCCGCCAGAACAGGCGCCACGGCCGTCCGACAAGGTCTTCGGACATGTCCCTGAAATTGACGGAGGTCGATTCCAGATTCTCGATCACGGTATTCATGTCATCGACGTTCTCCGTCACGAGCGCATCCAGTTTTTCGGCGGCGTCGCGCGCCTCGGCGGCCGCCGTGCGAATCTCATCTATTGTAGTATCCAAATCATCCCGGTTTTCCGCTACTACGGAAGAAAGCATGTCGGCAAGTATATCGAGTTTTCTTGAGGCCTCCCGGAAATTCTCAATGGTGGTGTTGATCTCCTGCCGGTTCTCCTCCACTATGCCGGCGACTTCCTTGATCACGCGGCTGATGTTTTGCCTGTTCTCGATAAGAATGGCATCCAGGTCGTTCAGAAGCCGGTCGAGGTTTTCAGCGGTCACTTCCAGTCGCTTGCGCAGTTCGGGAACCTCCTCCATCAGAATGTTATCGTTAATGATGCCGAGCGACGTATCGAGCCTGTCAACAACGGTGCGGGCTTGCGCTATCAGCTCGTTGAAGGTCGGGACTTCGGTCGCTTGTATTTCGCTGCCGGGCGGGAGCAGAGGCGCCTCCGCCGAGCCGGTGCTGATCTCGATATAGAAATCGCCGACAAACCCGATGTTGTTTATGAAGGCGACCGAATCGGTTTTGATGGGTACTTCTTTCTTGATACTCATGACGACGCTGATCAAGCTGGTGTCTTCCCTGGAGACGTGAACGTCTGAGACGTTGCCGACCTCCATCCCGCCGAACCGGACGACTCGCCCCGGATCGATGCCGGCCACGAATTTCAGCGAGGTTGAATACTCGACCATCTCCTGGCCGAGACGCAGACCGAGAATGGCAATAATGAATCCGGCCAGGATCAAAATGCTGAGGACCAGCACGAAACCGACTTTCACCTCGTCAGCCCTGTATCCCATCTACTCCCCTCTTTCCCGCAGGATGTCCTGGAGATAATCGCCCCGGCCTTCGCCTTCCGGATGCGGAGCCCCCTCAAGAAATTGCCGCACGATTTGATTGTCGCTGCGGCGCATTTCGTCGGGAGTCCCCAAGAAAAGGATGTCCCCGCCGTGGATCAATGCAACTCGGTCGGCAATCGCAAAAGCGCTCTCGATCCGGTGGGTCACCACCACCATGGTCAAATGAAACGCGCGCTCCAACTTCAATATCAAAGAGTCGATATCAGCGGCCAGGCGCGGGTCAAGTCCCGCAGACGGCTCATCGAAAAAAAGTATCTCGGGGTCCATCGCCATTGCCCGGGCCAAGCCGGCCCTCTTCCGCATGCCGCCGCTCAATTGAGACGGCAACAGGCGTTCTGCCCCCGTAAGCCCCACCAGTTCGAGCTTGATCTTCACCATGATGTCGATGACCGATTCGTCCAGCCGGGTGTGCTCCCGCAGCGGGAGCGCAACGTTGTCAGCCACCGTCATCGAGTTGAACAAAGCCGCGCTTTGGAAAAGAACGCCAAACTTCTTCTTGATGTTCGCGAATTCCTCCGGGGAAACCTTCGTGATGTCCTGGCCGTAAATCAGAATCTTGCCGGATGACGGTTTTTTTAATCCTATCAGGCATTTCAGAAATGTGCTCTTCCCGCCGCCGCTTTCGCCGAGAATCACCATCGTCTCGCCGGCCATGAC encodes the following:
- a CDS encoding LysE family translocator; translated protein: MDDFFFFKGLLIGFSIAAPVGPIGVICIQRTLANGRWSGLISGLGAATADGCYGIIAAFGLTAISNLLVGQQLWVRFAGGLFLLYLGLRTFLAKPSEAVSRADERAGLINDYLSTYLLTITNPVTILSFAAVFAGMGLGTANESALSGIMLIAGVFTGSSLWWVILSSGVNRLKSRLNAFLLKSVNWISGLIITGFGVFALASIF
- a CDS encoding long-chain fatty acid--CoA ligase, which codes for MSTQPQQAPASPPAPFTLAWYAQEMPNKQAVSDGGRHYTFLQFYLFVNRLANVLGSLGIGRGDRVGVLMHNSIEAMAMPYAVGKLKANAVPIGYRLKSKEVEYILNNSQAKALLMGKEFDDVVRPILNNLENVTPERVLVSGGNLPWCKRLEALTASAPETDLEADPEESSSSIIYTSGTTGLPKGAFRENRPRDLQLIMSIISNFRITSDDHHVVTCPLYHSAPPVFAGLHVILGGSVHIMPKFDPERFLQVVEREKITSTFMVPTMLNMVATLPAEVKKKYDVSSMRNIVVGGAPFHISTKRAIIEYFGEGRLFEFYGSTETGINTILRPEEQLKKPGSCGVAFDGNEILLLDDDRKQVSQGAVGEMFMKNNMLVDGYFRNKRATEESFHDGYLSVGDMAYMDEEGYYYIVDRKKDMVISGGVNIYPAEIEIALNHHPKVFDCAIIGVPDEQWGESLKAFVVLKPGCTATPDEMIEFCRQNLAPYKKPKWVEFVPDLPRNPSGKVMKKSLREQYRTPAPDGRPS
- a CDS encoding ArsR family transcriptional regulator, with product MELLEQFAPTLRAIAHPVRLRIIDFLKDGEKPVSKIVEATGKTQALISHQLGILRAHGAVRARREGNQVFYRVADESALGLLECIRRRRDLK
- a CDS encoding ABC transporter ATP-binding protein gives rise to the protein MTGRSAFESGGPEARISVRDLVVKYGDRVVLNKISLDVMAGETMVILGESGGGKSTFLKCLIGLKKPSSGKILIYGQDITKVSPEEFANIKKKFGVLFQSAALFNSMTVADNVALPLREHTRLDESVIDIMVKIKLELVGLTGAERLLPSQLSGGMRKRAGLARAMAMDPEILFFDEPSAGLDPRLAADIDSLILKLERAFHLTMVVVTHRIESAFAIADRVALIHGGDILFLGTPDEMRRSDNQIVRQFLEGAPHPEGEGRGDYLQDILRERGE
- a CDS encoding MCE family protein, which produces MGYRADEVKVGFVLVLSILILAGFIIAILGLRLGQEMVEYSTSLKFVAGIDPGRVVRFGGMEVGNVSDVHVSREDTSLISVVMSIKKEVPIKTDSVAFINNIGFVGDFYIEISTGSAEAPLLPPGSEIQATEVPTFNELIAQARTVVDRLDTSLGIINDNILMEEVPELRKRLEVTAENLDRLLNDLDAILIENRQNISRVIKEVAGIVEENRQEINTTIENFREASRKLDILADMLSSVVAENRDDLDTTIDEIRTAAAEARDAAEKLDALVTENVDDMNTVIENLESTSVNFRDMSEDLVGRPWRLFWRTEPPERQVIERE
- a CDS encoding 2-hydroxyacyl-CoA dehydratase, with the protein product MKAESSKKRLKISKELWRLVPQYFADAHAAKAEGKLIAWLPPMNGAIEVFRALDIVPVMPENWSPICAATGLAVDCIEAAERMGYSRDLCGYLRNAIGYIEEGMKKPDQPLGGLPSPDLIVAFGGGCIPAMKIFQAFAEHFNVPTYLADGPQIMPDRINEKTVSFASERFLDFIRWTEQQTGRKLDMDRLKEVVRLSDRACELWDQIMDYRRCVPTPFSAAEIGVMFVMVVLPGTQQAVDFLEKFKEEVEERIRAGIGCIPQERFRLFWDNIPLWYNMGIFNYFEKFGAVVVAETYSAAWSIRLDPEKPIESLALKSMLSFPLVSNVSLKKRIDMVLDSCRKYRIDGAILHSNKSCKPISLGQMDIRKALMDELEIPCVMFEADHMDVRNWSDAQVKNRLDAFMDMLEQRKFGR
- a CDS encoding pyridine nucleotide-disulfide oxidoreductase; translated protein: MGETRKFVVIGANAAGLKAASKARRRDPNLKITVVHKGKFISYAACGLPYYVSGIIPKQESLYSNLLGVPRTPQFFKKMKELDIITGCEITGIDRKNKKVTGKMVDTGRELSLDYDKLLLAIGARAFVPPIPGKDVKNIHTMQTIEDAEALRGLILPGRRVVIVGGGFIGLEAAESLVHRGIKTILIEKMEQVMTALDYEMSIMVKRHLLSKGVEVRTSEGITEFRGDASGNVRQVVTEKGVIEADFVVLGMGVKPNVELARTAGLEIGKTGAITVNKHMETSDRDIYAAGDCVEVINLVSGKPVFMPLGSTANKQGRVVGINVTGGRDEFPGVLGTLVFKTFDLNVGKTGLIEREARAMGYDVETVIAPGPDRAHYYPTAKLIAIKLVAERPTGRLLGAQVVGMGDVDKRIDVFAALISGGATAQSLGNLDLCYAPPYSSPIGPALTAINVMRNKLSGDARGISPLAVKKKLDQREDFVFLDVRNQNEYDEVRIPGAKLIPLGQLKERLGELPKEKEIIPFCKISLRGYEACKILDAAGFKDTKFMDGGVVTWPFELATGNGAS
- a CDS encoding N-acetylmuramoyl-L-alanine amidase, whose translation is MYRKDIHPYLLCHIGWLMLFSLILIAPTTQVYAAVETSLEPGLTVSLGNDNEIAVKACPTGDYDLQEWVDRLLANPETCQKLIKGDCLHVPLEDLTPEYQLEAVKALFPNDSHTEEHWIHKVTYVSTRAIGGETLWSMSKWFTGNAQNHTKISAYNKMSPRKKLYKNSIVKIPVHLLSPAFRDMITFEIAARRTAEGGAAKLKQLNGELVLKMDSQGPYASYRMKRGDTIYSKVVMQFTDRVTAEDVMEATKLICERSGIRDPRRLKKGDEIKIPLDLLSVMYLPPDDPRRVEYERLQKEADRYSNPIQTEDLKGIIVILDPGHGGNDPGTIGRIGHNRVYEDEIVYDITCRVKHILETTTLAKVEMTLQDKSENYGFKDVSYFQNDHDEYVLTNPVYRNHDAKVSANLRWYLANSIFRKVTKAGADPDKVVFVSFHADSLHPDARGTMIYIPSTYLCSGNGGKTGIEYTSRAEVRESQYVQISYKNRVRSEGLSGDLAKQIIRSLHDEGIGIHPAKPIRNQVIKRRHAYVPAVIRHNIVPVKILVEVVNLNNSDDCKLVNDPKFRDKFAHAFVQALKHYYGDK